In the genome of Tursiops truncatus isolate mTurTru1 chromosome 21, mTurTru1.mat.Y, whole genome shotgun sequence, one region contains:
- the DDHD2 gene encoding triacylglycerol hydrolase DDHD2 isoform X2 — protein MLAVTLDEWKKKLESPNREVIILHNPKLMVHYQPIAGSDEWGSTPTEQGRPRTVKRGVENISVDIHCGEPLQIDHLVFVVHGIGPACDLRFRSIVQCVNDFRSVSLNLLQTHFKKAQENQQIGRVEFLPVNWHSPLHSTGVDVDLQRITLPSINRLRHFTNDTILDVFFYNSPTYCQTIVDTVASEMNRLYVLFLQRNPDFKGGVSIAGHSLGSLILFDILTNQKDSLGDVDSKKDLPSIFMDQGDTPTLEEDLKKLQLSEFFSVFEKEKVDKEALALCTDKDLQEMGIPLGPRKKILNYLRTRKNSMGINRPTPQSPAGANMSNIPKESEFCSSTNGTGNGEHLDVGIGQVPVKYPRLIYKPEIFFAFGSPIGMFLTVRGLKRIDPNYKFPTCKGFFNIYHPFDPVAYRIEPMVVPGVEFEPMLIPHHKGRKRMHLELREGLTRMSMDLKNNLLGSLRMAWKSFTRAPYPALQASETAEETEAEPESSSEKPSDVSTEENLVAVKQEAPPIHVGMLNGGQRIDYVLQEKPIESFNEYLFALQSHLCYWESEDTVLLVLKEIYQTQGIFLDQPLQ, from the exons ATGCTTGCTGTAACTCTGGATGAATGGAAGAAGAAACTGGAGTCTCCCAACAGAGAAGTTATTATATTGCACAATCCAAAG CTTATGGTACATTACCAGCCAATCGCGGGGTCTGATGAATGGGGTTCAACACCCACTGAGCAGGGCCGACCTCGGACAGTGAAGAGAGGGGTTGAGAACATCTCTGTTGACATTCATTGTG GGGAACCTTTACAGATAGATCACTTGGTTTTTGTAGTCCACGGGATCGGACCAGCCTGTGATCTCCGCTTTCGAAGCATTGTACAGTGTG ttaaTGATTTTCGCAGTGTTTCTTTGAACCTGCTACAGACGCATTTTAAGAAAGCCCAAGAAAATCAGCAGATTGGGAGGGTAGAATTTCTCCCAGTCAACTGGCACAGTCCTCTGCATTCCACTGGTGTGGATGT agATCTGCAGCGAATAACTCTGCCCAGCATTAACCGCCTAAGGCACTTCACCAATGATACAATTCTGGATGTCTTCTTCTACAACAGCCCCACCTACTGTCAGACTATTGTGGACACAGTTGCTTCTGAAATGAACCGATTATATGTACTTTTTCTGCAGAGGAACCCTGATTTCAAAGGGGGCGTATCCATCGCTGGTCATAGTTTAG GTTCACTTATATTGTTCGATATCCTAACAAATCAGAAAGATTCTTTGGGGGATGTTGACAGTAAAAAG gaTTTGCCAAGTATTTTCATGGATCAAGGAGACACACCGACACTGGAGGAAGATTTGAAGAAACTTCAACTCTCTGAATTCTTTAGTGTCTTTGAGAAGGAGAAAGTAGATAAGGAAGCTCtg GCTTTATGTACAGACAAAGATCTTCAGGAAATGGGAATTCCCTTAGGACCAAGAAAGAAGATACTAAACTACTTAAGGACCAGAAAAAATTCAATG ggTATTAATAGACCAACCCCGCAATCACCTGCAGGGGCGAATATGTCTAACATCCCCAAAGAATCGGAGTTCTGCAGTAGTACTAATGGTACTGGAAATGGTGAACATCTGGATGTTGGCATTGGGCAG GTGCCTGTAAAATACCCCCGGCTCATCTATAAACCAGAAATATTCTTTGCCTTTGGATCTCCCATTGGAATGTTCCTTACTGTCCGAGGCCTAAAAAGAATTGACCCCAACTACAAATTCCCAACATGCAaaggtttcttcaatatttaTCACCCC TTTGATCCTGTGGCCTATAGGATTGAACCAATGGTGGTCCCAGGAGTAGAATTTGAGCCAATGCTGATCCCGCATCATAAAGGCAGGAAGCGGATGCACTTAG AACTGAGAGAGGGCTTGACCAGGATGAGCATGGACCTTAAGAACAACTTGCTAGGTTCGCTGCGGATGGCCTGGAAGTCTTTTACCAGAGCTCCATACCCTGCCTTACAAGCTTCAGAAACtgcagaagaaactgaagcagaaCCTGAATCAAGTTCAGAGAAGCCTAGTG ATGTTAGCACAGAAGAGAACCTTGTAGCAGTTAAACAAGAAGCTCCCCCCATCCATGTGGGAATGCTGAATGGAGGCCAGCGCATCGACTATGTGCTACAGGAGAAGCCCATTGAaagttttaatgaatatttatttgctttacaAAGTCATCTATGCTACTG GGAGTCTGAAGATACAGTACTGCTGGTCCTCAAAGAAATCTACCAAACCCAGGGTATCTTCCTTGATCAGCCTTTACAGTAA